In one Pseudarthrobacter sp. NBSH8 genomic region, the following are encoded:
- a CDS encoding ABC transporter permease produces the protein MTAPAATAAQGAPATLLRRVLLQGRYESLTMLRNGEQLILAVVLPLLVLVGLTVTPFLDGFGASRINVAVPGILALCAMSTAFTGQGIATGFDRRYGVLRFLSTTPLGREGLIAGKVLAVLAVLCLQVAVVTLVALPLGWQPPASGWLPGLSMLVLGAVAFTALGLLVAGTVRPEATLAITNLLWILLGALGGIVIPAERLPALAQQVVHYLPSGALGEAMREAFLHGSLNSGAALILLLWTVLAGAAAIRWFKWN, from the coding sequence ATGACGGCTCCCGCAGCCACCGCCGCCCAGGGAGCGCCGGCCACGCTGCTGCGCCGCGTCCTGCTGCAGGGCAGGTATGAATCCCTGACCATGCTCAGGAACGGCGAGCAGCTGATCCTCGCCGTGGTCCTGCCGCTGCTTGTGCTGGTGGGGCTCACTGTCACCCCATTCCTTGACGGCTTCGGAGCCAGCCGCATCAATGTGGCGGTCCCCGGCATCCTGGCTTTGTGCGCGATGTCCACGGCATTTACCGGGCAGGGCATCGCCACCGGCTTCGATCGGCGGTACGGAGTTCTCCGGTTCCTGTCCACCACACCCCTGGGCCGCGAAGGCCTCATCGCGGGTAAGGTGCTGGCGGTCCTGGCGGTTCTCTGCCTCCAAGTTGCAGTTGTGACGCTGGTGGCGCTCCCTCTGGGCTGGCAGCCGCCCGCCTCCGGCTGGCTCCCTGGCCTGTCGATGCTGGTCCTGGGCGCCGTGGCGTTCACCGCGTTGGGACTCCTGGTGGCCGGCACCGTGCGGCCCGAGGCCACCCTTGCCATCACCAACCTGCTGTGGATCCTGCTGGGCGCCCTCGGCGGGATCGTTATTCCCGCGGAACGGCTGCCCGCGCTGGCGCAGCAAGTGGTCCACTATCTGCCCTCCGGCGCACTCGGCGAGGCCATGCGCGAAGCTTTCCTGCACGGCTCGCTGAACAGCGGCGCCGCGCTTATCCTGCTGCTCTGGACAGTTCTTGCCGGGGCAGCAGCCATCCGTTGGTTCAAGTGGAATTGA
- a CDS encoding ABC transporter ATP-binding protein, translating to MRSPESPVLSISGLIKDVGPLASLDGKMLRVVNGVSFMAERGQVTALLGANGAGKTTTIECAQGLQKRSGGSISLLGQDPGRAGADLRSRVGVMLQDGGLPPSARPIPLLRHIAGMYARPRSVDELVERLGIDSFARTTVRRLSGGQKQRLALAAALIGNPEVLFLDEPSAGLDPQSRQLVFELISELRATGMGIILTTHLMDDAQRLADYVYIIDAGRNVAEGTVPQLLQRDPAVEAGTDHVRTLVFEARPGLDFTGVLPEAIAVSETRAGSYVAMGALTPHDLASLTAWWAAHNVMPGSMSLAARSLEDVFLDISGKDLR from the coding sequence GTGCGATCCCCCGAATCCCCGGTTCTGTCCATCAGCGGGTTAATTAAGGATGTTGGTCCGCTGGCCAGTCTGGACGGAAAAATGCTCCGCGTAGTCAACGGCGTATCTTTTATGGCCGAACGCGGCCAGGTCACGGCCCTCCTGGGCGCCAATGGAGCTGGAAAAACCACCACCATCGAATGCGCCCAAGGCCTGCAGAAGCGCAGCGGCGGCAGCATCTCGCTGCTCGGCCAGGATCCGGGCCGAGCGGGCGCTGACCTGCGGTCCCGCGTAGGCGTGATGCTTCAGGACGGCGGCCTCCCGCCGTCGGCCCGTCCCATCCCGCTCCTGCGGCACATCGCCGGAATGTACGCGAGGCCCCGCTCCGTTGACGAACTGGTGGAACGGCTTGGTATTGACTCCTTCGCCAGGACCACCGTCCGCCGGCTCTCCGGTGGGCAGAAACAACGGCTGGCACTCGCCGCAGCCCTGATCGGAAATCCGGAAGTCCTATTCCTGGACGAGCCCAGCGCCGGCCTGGATCCCCAGTCCCGGCAGCTGGTGTTCGAGCTGATCTCGGAACTGCGGGCAACCGGGATGGGCATCATCCTCACAACGCACCTGATGGACGACGCCCAACGGTTGGCCGACTACGTGTACATCATTGACGCCGGCAGGAACGTCGCCGAAGGAACAGTTCCCCAGCTGCTGCAGCGGGATCCGGCTGTGGAGGCCGGCACGGACCATGTCCGCACCCTGGTGTTCGAGGCCCGCCCCGGGCTGGATTTCACCGGCGTGCTGCCCGAAGCCATCGCCGTCTCTGAAACGCGGGCCGGAAGCTACGTTGCCATGGGTGCACTGACACCCCACGATCTCGCGTCGCTGACCGCCTGGTGGGCTGCCCACAATGTTATGCCCGGTTCAATGAGCCTGGCGGCTCGAAGCCTGGAAGATGTCTTCCTCGACATCTCGGGAAAGGACCTCCGATGA
- a CDS encoding heme o synthase produces the protein MTATVSTTDTPLNASRTRGGAGFARKAKAYFALTKPRVIELLLVSTLPTMIYAERGFPPIGLILATLVGGAFAAGSAGAFNCYLDRDIDKLMHRTENRPLVTGEVTPREALVFSWLLGAAAIVILWFGANPLAAWLGLGAIFFYVVIYTIILKRRTAQNIVWGGAAGCFPVLIAWAAVTNTVEWPAVILFMVIFLWTPPHYWPLSMRYGEDYRNANVPMLGAIAGAKVVSVQVVLYAWAMVACSLLLVPAGGAGWVYTATAVLAGAWFLNESHSLYNRAQREDISDKRAMKVFHGSISYLTLLFIALAVDPFVGSAIIG, from the coding sequence GTGACTGCCACCGTGAGCACAACTGATACGCCGCTTAATGCTTCCCGCACCAGAGGGGGAGCCGGGTTCGCCCGTAAGGCCAAGGCGTATTTCGCCCTCACCAAGCCGCGTGTCATTGAGTTGCTGCTGGTCAGCACCCTGCCCACCATGATCTACGCCGAGCGCGGCTTCCCGCCGATCGGGCTGATCCTGGCCACCCTGGTAGGCGGCGCCTTTGCTGCCGGCAGCGCCGGTGCCTTCAACTGCTACCTGGACCGCGACATCGACAAGCTGATGCACCGGACCGAGAACCGTCCCCTCGTCACCGGCGAGGTGACGCCCCGCGAGGCGCTGGTGTTCTCCTGGCTGCTCGGCGCGGCCGCCATTGTTATTCTCTGGTTCGGGGCCAACCCGCTGGCGGCGTGGCTCGGGCTGGGCGCGATCTTCTTCTACGTGGTCATCTACACCATCATCCTCAAGCGCCGCACGGCACAGAACATTGTGTGGGGTGGCGCCGCGGGCTGCTTCCCGGTGCTGATTGCCTGGGCCGCCGTGACCAACACCGTCGAGTGGCCGGCCGTCATCCTGTTTATGGTCATCTTCCTCTGGACGCCGCCGCACTACTGGCCGCTTTCCATGCGTTACGGCGAGGACTACCGCAACGCCAACGTGCCTATGCTTGGGGCCATCGCCGGCGCCAAGGTGGTTTCCGTCCAGGTAGTCCTCTATGCCTGGGCCATGGTGGCCTGCTCGCTGCTGTTGGTCCCCGCCGGTGGCGCGGGCTGGGTCTATACGGCCACCGCAGTCCTGGCAGGTGCCTGGTTCCTGAACGAGTCGCACTCCCTGTACAACCGGGCGCAGCGCGAGGACATCTCGGACAAGCGGGCCATGAAGGTCTTCCACGGCTCCATCAGCTACCTGACACTGCTGTTCATCGCCCTGGCCGTGGATCCGTTCGTCGGATCAGCGATTATCGGCTAA
- a CDS encoding heme A synthase: MSTASRLPPIAGRLIARLPRTVDASVRRLAVASLVGQTLLVVTGGAVRLTASGLGCPTWPRCTDTSLVNTAEMGIHGFIEFGNRLLTFALAAVAVAMLVYLWNLRKERRDLFLLALGLLASIPAQAVIGGITVLTNLNPWVVGLHFLVSMALVVIATLLVNRAFGRTGRHAAIQLPTLPGVLRPVAAAVALFSALAVMLGVVVTGSGPHAGDADAPRNGLDWDLFSHIHAVPAYVITAGTLFAVVLVIVRRIQGPFRTSVLLLLAVTMLQAVIGFTQYYNGIPALLVGAHMLGAALLMSAATNTADLARSSPLS; this comes from the coding sequence GTGAGCACGGCTTCACGCCTCCCCCCGATTGCCGGCCGCCTCATCGCGAGACTTCCCCGTACCGTGGACGCCAGCGTCCGCCGCCTCGCGGTGGCGTCCCTGGTTGGCCAGACGCTGCTGGTGGTGACCGGCGGCGCGGTGCGGCTGACCGCGTCCGGCCTCGGCTGCCCCACGTGGCCACGCTGCACGGACACCTCTTTGGTGAACACTGCCGAAATGGGGATTCACGGCTTCATTGAGTTCGGCAACCGGCTCCTGACGTTTGCGCTGGCAGCGGTTGCGGTGGCCATGCTTGTGTACTTGTGGAACCTTCGCAAGGAGCGCCGGGACCTCTTCCTGCTGGCGCTTGGCCTGCTGGCCAGCATTCCGGCACAGGCGGTGATCGGGGGCATCACCGTGCTGACCAACCTCAATCCGTGGGTGGTGGGCCTGCACTTCCTTGTGTCCATGGCCCTCGTGGTGATCGCCACACTGCTCGTCAACCGGGCGTTCGGAAGGACGGGCCGCCACGCGGCCATCCAGCTCCCAACATTGCCGGGCGTCCTGCGTCCGGTGGCGGCCGCCGTCGCGCTTTTCTCCGCTCTTGCCGTAATGCTCGGCGTTGTGGTGACCGGCTCCGGCCCCCACGCCGGTGACGCCGACGCGCCCCGCAACGGCCTTGACTGGGACCTGTTCTCCCACATCCATGCCGTTCCGGCGTACGTGATCACGGCCGGAACACTGTTCGCAGTGGTGCTGGTGATCGTCCGCCGGATCCAAGGACCGTTCCGCACGTCCGTCCTGCTGCTCCTGGCTGTAACCATGCTGCAGGCAGTCATCGGTTTCACCCAGTACTACAACGGCATCCCCGCGTTGCTGGTGGGCGCCCACATGCTTGGCGCGGCACTGCTGATGAGCGCGGCAACAAACACCGCCGACCTCGCCCGCTCAAGCCCGCTCTCGTAG
- a CDS encoding glucose-6-phosphate isomerase gives MSTLSYDATGAAQQALEQHLPALVADRIATRIFAKDHTLWGPDAEAESAVRLGWVEAATVSQALVPSILELRGALKADGVTRIVLCGMGGSSLAPEVIAGTAGVELTVLDSTDPDQVRAALADRLAETAIVVSSKSGSTLETDSQRRIFEHAFTEAGIDAKSRIIIVTDPGSPLDKASREAGYRAVFNADPNVGGRYSALTAFGLVPSGLAGVDIQAFLDEAEEAAEILNEDAAENIGLALGAALGGTNPLRNKIVIAEDGSGIVGFADWAEQLIAESTGKLGTGVLPVVAGPTSPEVTSGAADVLVVRLVAADADVELGNNEVAIAGGLATQMMVWEFATAVAGRLLGINPYDQPDVEAAKVAARGLLDAQPEPTPATFVDGVIEVRGGDWLGDAATAQDAVNALLGTLDEDSYLSVQAYFNRLAFAELEDIRDPLAGVSGRPVTFGWGPRFLHSTGQFHKGGPAIGVFLQVTAAPTEDLAIPDRPFTFGELISAQAAGDAQVLAGHGRPVLRLHLTDRAAGVAQLQEIIAAVATRSASVTEN, from the coding sequence ATGAGCACTCTCAGCTACGACGCCACTGGTGCCGCGCAGCAGGCACTCGAGCAGCACCTGCCCGCCCTCGTCGCGGACCGCATTGCCACCCGGATCTTCGCCAAGGACCATACCCTGTGGGGTCCCGACGCCGAAGCCGAGTCCGCTGTCCGCCTTGGTTGGGTTGAGGCGGCCACCGTCTCACAGGCCCTCGTGCCCAGCATCCTCGAACTCCGTGGTGCCCTCAAGGCTGACGGTGTGACCCGCATCGTGCTTTGCGGCATGGGCGGATCTTCGCTGGCTCCCGAGGTCATCGCCGGCACCGCTGGCGTCGAGCTGACAGTGCTGGACAGCACCGACCCCGACCAGGTCCGGGCTGCCCTCGCGGACCGGCTGGCCGAAACCGCGATTGTGGTTTCGTCTAAGTCCGGTTCAACCCTGGAGACCGATTCCCAGCGCCGGATCTTCGAGCACGCCTTCACCGAAGCCGGCATCGATGCGAAGAGCCGGATCATCATCGTCACCGATCCCGGTTCCCCCCTGGATAAGGCCTCGCGTGAGGCTGGCTACCGTGCCGTCTTCAACGCCGATCCGAACGTGGGGGGCCGCTACTCCGCCCTCACCGCATTCGGGCTGGTCCCCTCGGGCCTGGCCGGTGTGGATATCCAGGCTTTCCTGGATGAGGCTGAGGAAGCCGCTGAGATCCTGAACGAGGACGCCGCCGAGAACATCGGGCTGGCCCTCGGAGCGGCCCTGGGCGGAACCAATCCGCTGCGCAACAAGATTGTCATCGCCGAGGACGGCTCCGGCATTGTGGGCTTCGCTGACTGGGCCGAACAGCTCATCGCCGAATCCACCGGCAAGCTCGGCACCGGCGTCCTGCCGGTGGTGGCCGGACCCACGTCGCCGGAGGTCACCTCCGGTGCCGCGGACGTGCTGGTGGTGCGGCTGGTAGCCGCGGATGCCGACGTCGAACTCGGTAACAACGAAGTAGCCATCGCGGGCGGCCTGGCCACCCAGATGATGGTGTGGGAGTTCGCCACTGCGGTGGCCGGACGCCTGCTCGGCATTAACCCGTATGACCAGCCGGACGTGGAGGCGGCCAAGGTTGCCGCCCGCGGCCTGCTGGACGCCCAGCCCGAACCGACTCCTGCCACCTTCGTGGACGGCGTCATTGAAGTCCGCGGCGGAGACTGGCTGGGCGACGCAGCGACTGCCCAGGACGCCGTCAACGCCCTGCTGGGAACCCTCGACGAGGACAGCTACCTCAGCGTCCAGGCCTACTTTAACCGGCTGGCTTTCGCGGAGCTGGAAGACATCCGCGACCCGCTTGCCGGCGTCAGCGGACGTCCCGTCACATTCGGCTGGGGCCCACGGTTCCTGCACTCCACCGGGCAGTTCCACAAGGGCGGACCCGCCATCGGAGTCTTTCTCCAGGTCACGGCCGCTCCCACCGAGGACCTGGCCATCCCGGACCGTCCGTTCACGTTCGGAGAACTGATTTCCGCCCAGGCCGCGGGCGATGCCCAGGTCCTGGCCGGCCATGGCCGCCCCGTCCTGCGACTGCACCTGACCGACCGCGCCGCCGGAGTTGCACAGCTGCAGGAGATCATCGCAGCAGTTGCCACCCGATCAGCTTCCGTCACCGAAAACTAA
- the sufB gene encoding Fe-S cluster assembly protein SufB, giving the protein MTDQLSEKAVAEDTVISEILEKNPELHGIGTYEYGWSDKNDVGANARRGINEDVVRDISAKKSEPKWMLDLRLKGLKYFDRKPMPTWGADLSGIDFDNIKYFVRSTEKQATSWEDLPEDIKNTYDKLGIPEAEKQRLVSGVAAQYESEVVYHQLREDLEKQGVIFLDTDTALREHPEIFQEYFGTIIPVGDNKFASLNTAVWSGGSFVYVPKGVHVDIPLQAYFRINTENMGQFERTLIIADEDSYVHYIEGCTAPIYTSDSLHSAVVEIIVKKGARVRYTTIQNWSTNVYNLVTKRAICEEGATMEWVDGNIGSKVTMKYPAVYLVGEHAKGETLSIAFAGAGQHQDTGSKMVHIAPNTKSSIISKSVARGGGRAAYRGLVQVREGAKHSANTVRCDALLVDTISRSDTYPYIDIREDDVVMGHEATVSRVSEEQLFYLMSRGMREDEAMAMIVRGFIEPIARELPMEYALELNRLIELQMEGSVG; this is encoded by the coding sequence ATGACGGACCAACTATCAGAGAAAGCGGTAGCCGAAGACACTGTGATCTCGGAGATTCTGGAAAAGAATCCCGAGCTCCACGGCATCGGCACGTACGAGTACGGCTGGTCTGACAAGAACGATGTCGGTGCCAACGCCCGCCGCGGTATCAATGAAGACGTCGTCCGCGACATCTCGGCCAAGAAGAGCGAGCCGAAATGGATGCTCGATCTTCGCCTCAAGGGCCTGAAGTACTTCGACCGCAAGCCCATGCCCACCTGGGGTGCAGACCTCTCGGGCATCGACTTCGACAACATCAAGTACTTTGTGCGTTCCACCGAGAAGCAGGCCACCAGCTGGGAGGACCTGCCCGAGGACATTAAGAACACGTACGACAAGCTCGGCATCCCCGAGGCCGAAAAGCAGCGCCTGGTTTCCGGCGTCGCCGCCCAGTACGAGTCCGAGGTTGTCTACCACCAACTGCGTGAAGACCTCGAAAAGCAGGGCGTCATCTTCCTGGACACCGACACCGCGCTGCGCGAACACCCGGAGATTTTCCAGGAGTACTTCGGCACCATCATTCCCGTGGGCGACAACAAGTTCGCGTCACTGAACACGGCCGTCTGGTCCGGTGGTTCCTTTGTGTACGTCCCCAAGGGCGTCCACGTGGACATTCCGCTGCAGGCATACTTCCGTATCAACACGGAAAACATGGGCCAGTTCGAGCGCACCCTGATCATCGCCGACGAGGACTCCTACGTCCACTACATCGAAGGCTGCACCGCGCCGATCTACACCTCGGACTCGCTGCACTCCGCCGTGGTGGAAATCATCGTGAAGAAGGGCGCCCGCGTCCGTTACACCACCATCCAGAACTGGTCCACCAACGTGTACAACCTGGTGACCAAGCGTGCCATCTGCGAAGAGGGCGCCACCATGGAATGGGTTGACGGCAACATCGGCTCCAAGGTCACCATGAAATACCCGGCCGTTTACCTCGTAGGCGAGCACGCCAAGGGCGAGACCCTGTCCATCGCCTTCGCCGGCGCCGGACAGCACCAGGACACCGGCTCGAAGATGGTGCACATTGCGCCGAACACCAAGAGCTCCATCATTTCCAAGTCCGTGGCCCGCGGCGGCGGGCGTGCTGCCTACCGTGGCCTGGTCCAGGTCCGTGAAGGTGCCAAGCACTCGGCGAACACCGTCCGTTGCGACGCGCTGCTGGTGGATACCATCAGCCGTTCGGACACCTACCCGTACATCGACATCCGCGAGGATGACGTGGTGATGGGCCATGAAGCAACTGTTTCCCGGGTCAGCGAAGAGCAGCTCTTCTACCTGATGTCCCGCGGCATGCGCGAAGACGAGGCCATGGCGATGATCGTCCGTGGCTTCATCGAGCCCATCGCCCGCGAACTCCCGATGGAGTACGCACTTGAGCTGAACCGCCTGATTGAACTGCAGATGGAAGGGTCCGTCGGATAA
- the tkt gene encoding transketolase: protein MEEQELSWTSLDQRAVDTIRVLAADAVEKVGNGHPGTAMSLAPAAYLLFQKLMRHDPRNPDWLGRDRFILSPGHTSLTLYIQLFLSGYGLELKDLEALRTWDSLTPGHPEYKHTAGVEITTGPLGQGLASSVGFAYSQRRMRGLFDADAAEGTSPFDHTIWVIASDGDLQEGVTSEASSLAGHQELGNLVVVYDENHISIEDDTDISFTEDVLKRYEAYGWHTQRVDWTKTGEYKEDVQELYSALLAAKAETSKPSIISLRTIIGYPAPKKQNTGKIHGSALGAEEVAGLKEVLGFDPAKSFDVDQEVLAHARSVVDRGAAAKKEWEESFNAWQAANPEGAALLQRIEARELPDGLDAALPVFPAGKDVSTRAASGKVLNALGPVMPELWGGSADLAESNNTTIEGSPSFVPASKQTDTWSGNPYGRVLHFGIREHAAASIVNGISLHGRTRAFSGTFLIFSDYQRPAIRLGALMGVPSLYVWTHDSIGLGEDGPTHQPVEQLATLRAIVGLDVVRPGDANEVGMAWRTMLENHENPAGIVLTRQNIPTYARGEGVADGDTFGSVDGVAKGGYVLAEASKDGATVPADVLLIGTGSEVQLAVQAREALQAEGIAARVISMPCVEWFNKQDAAYRESVLPAAVKARVSVEAGLALGWREFVGDAGRSISLEHYGASADYKRLFQEFGITAEAVAAAAKDSLAGLQA from the coding sequence TTGGAAGAGCAAGAACTGTCATGGACCAGCTTGGACCAGCGCGCGGTGGACACCATCCGCGTTCTGGCTGCGGATGCCGTGGAGAAGGTCGGCAACGGCCACCCGGGCACGGCCATGAGCCTGGCGCCCGCCGCATACCTTCTCTTCCAGAAGCTCATGCGCCACGACCCCCGCAACCCGGACTGGCTGGGACGCGACCGTTTCATCCTCTCACCCGGCCACACGTCGCTCACCCTTTACATCCAGCTGTTCCTGTCCGGCTACGGCCTGGAACTGAAGGACCTTGAGGCGCTGCGCACCTGGGATTCCCTGACTCCGGGCCACCCGGAGTACAAGCACACTGCCGGTGTCGAAATCACCACCGGCCCGCTGGGCCAGGGCCTTGCGTCCTCGGTGGGCTTCGCCTACTCACAGCGCCGGATGCGCGGCCTGTTCGACGCTGACGCCGCCGAGGGCACGTCCCCGTTCGACCACACCATCTGGGTCATCGCCTCCGACGGCGACCTGCAGGAAGGCGTGACCTCCGAGGCTTCCTCGCTGGCCGGGCATCAGGAACTGGGCAACCTTGTAGTTGTCTACGACGAGAACCACATCTCCATCGAGGACGACACTGACATCTCCTTTACCGAGGATGTCCTTAAGCGCTACGAAGCCTACGGCTGGCACACCCAGCGCGTCGACTGGACCAAGACCGGCGAATACAAGGAGGACGTGCAGGAGCTGTACTCTGCACTGCTGGCTGCGAAGGCCGAGACGTCCAAGCCGTCCATTATTTCGCTGCGCACCATCATCGGCTACCCGGCACCCAAGAAGCAGAACACCGGCAAGATCCACGGTTCAGCCCTGGGCGCCGAGGAAGTCGCAGGCCTCAAGGAGGTGCTGGGCTTCGATCCCGCCAAGTCCTTCGACGTTGACCAGGAAGTCCTGGCGCATGCCCGCTCGGTAGTGGACCGCGGTGCCGCCGCCAAGAAGGAATGGGAAGAGTCCTTCAACGCCTGGCAGGCCGCCAACCCCGAAGGCGCAGCACTCCTGCAGCGCATCGAGGCCCGCGAGCTGCCCGACGGCCTGGACGCCGCTCTTCCGGTCTTCCCGGCCGGCAAGGACGTCTCCACCCGCGCGGCTTCCGGCAAGGTGCTGAACGCACTCGGACCGGTCATGCCGGAACTCTGGGGCGGTTCGGCTGACCTCGCCGAGTCCAACAACACCACCATCGAAGGCTCGCCCTCGTTTGTGCCCGCTTCCAAGCAGACCGATACCTGGTCCGGCAACCCCTACGGCCGGGTCCTGCACTTCGGTATCCGCGAGCACGCCGCGGCGTCGATCGTGAACGGTATCTCGCTGCACGGCCGGACCCGCGCGTTTTCCGGCACCTTCCTGATCTTCAGTGACTACCAGCGCCCGGCCATCCGGCTCGGCGCCCTGATGGGCGTTCCGTCACTGTATGTCTGGACGCACGACTCCATCGGCCTGGGCGAAGACGGCCCCACCCACCAGCCGGTGGAGCAGCTCGCCACACTGCGCGCCATTGTGGGCCTGGACGTAGTCCGCCCCGGCGACGCAAACGAGGTGGGCATGGCGTGGAGGACCATGCTGGAGAACCACGAGAACCCGGCCGGCATTGTCCTGACCCGCCAGAACATCCCCACCTACGCCCGTGGTGAAGGCGTGGCCGACGGCGACACGTTCGGTTCCGTTGACGGCGTCGCCAAGGGCGGCTACGTCCTGGCAGAAGCTTCCAAGGACGGCGCCACCGTGCCCGCTGACGTGCTGCTGATCGGCACCGGCTCCGAGGTCCAGCTGGCCGTCCAGGCCCGCGAGGCCCTCCAGGCCGAAGGGATCGCTGCCCGCGTCATCTCCATGCCCTGTGTTGAGTGGTTCAACAAGCAGGATGCGGCCTACCGCGAGTCCGTGCTCCCCGCTGCCGTCAAGGCCCGCGTTTCCGTCGAGGCCGGCCTGGCCCTGGGCTGGAGGGAATTCGTTGGCGATGCCGGCCGTTCCATCTCGCTCGAGCACTACGGCGCTTCAGCTGACTACAAACGCCTTTTCCAGGAGTTCGGCATCACCGCGGAGGCTGTCGCCGCCGCCGCCAAGGACTCCCTCGCTGGCCTGCAGGCCTGA
- the tal gene encoding transaldolase, with the protein MTTPTQQLSDAGVSIWLDDLSRSRLETGTLQKLIEEKNVVGVTTNPSIFHAAITAGHDYDATIAAQAAAGASVEETIFEITTTDVADACDLFAPVAAATKGVDGRVSIEVDPRLAWDTAGTIAEAKHLYKKVNKNNVHIKIPATLEGLEAITATLGEGISVNVTLIFSLERYRAVINAFQSGLEQAKDNGHDLSTIHSVASFFVSRVDSEIDKRLDAIGTDEAKALKGKAGVANARLAYQVYEQLFATERWALLAEAGALPQRPLWASTGVKDPAYPDTLYVTELAAPGVVNTMPEKTLDATFDHGVVTGDTVSGTYTEANATLDALDALGISYNEVVALLESEGLDKFVASWKELLGDVEGALAAARKAS; encoded by the coding sequence ATGACTACCCCTACACAGCAGCTCTCCGACGCCGGAGTATCCATCTGGCTCGACGACCTTTCCCGCAGCCGCCTTGAAACAGGCACGCTGCAGAAGCTGATTGAAGAGAAGAACGTCGTTGGTGTGACCACCAACCCGTCCATCTTCCACGCCGCCATCACCGCCGGCCACGACTACGACGCCACCATCGCGGCCCAGGCAGCAGCCGGCGCCAGCGTCGAAGAGACCATCTTCGAAATCACCACCACCGACGTCGCTGACGCCTGCGACCTCTTCGCACCGGTGGCAGCAGCTACCAAGGGTGTTGACGGCCGCGTTTCCATCGAAGTTGACCCGCGCCTGGCCTGGGACACGGCCGGCACCATTGCCGAAGCAAAGCACCTTTACAAGAAGGTCAACAAGAACAACGTCCACATCAAGATCCCGGCAACCCTTGAAGGCCTCGAAGCGATCACTGCGACGCTGGGCGAGGGCATCAGCGTCAACGTGACCCTGATCTTCTCCCTGGAGCGCTACCGGGCCGTCATCAATGCTTTTCAGTCCGGCCTGGAGCAGGCCAAGGACAACGGCCACGACCTGTCCACGATCCACTCCGTGGCCTCGTTCTTCGTCTCCCGCGTTGACTCCGAAATCGACAAGCGCCTTGACGCCATCGGCACCGACGAAGCCAAGGCCCTCAAGGGCAAGGCCGGCGTAGCCAACGCCCGCCTGGCCTACCAGGTCTACGAGCAGCTCTTCGCCACCGAGCGCTGGGCACTGCTGGCCGAAGCCGGCGCGCTCCCCCAGCGTCCGCTGTGGGCCTCCACCGGCGTCAAGGACCCGGCCTACCCCGACACCCTGTACGTCACCGAGCTGGCTGCCCCCGGCGTTGTGAACACGATGCCGGAGAAGACCCTGGACGCCACGTTCGACCACGGCGTGGTCACCGGGGACACAGTCTCCGGCACGTACACCGAGGCCAATGCCACACTGGACGCACTGGACGCACTGGGCATCTCCTACAACGAGGTCGTTGCGCTTCTCGAATCCGAAGGCCTCGACAAGTTCGTGGCCAGTTGGAAGGAACTCCTGGGCGACGTCGAAGGTGCCCTTGCCGCTGCACGGAAGGCATCCTAA
- a CDS encoding metalloregulator ArsR/SmtB family transcription factor, translating to MYSMTNAAAVPFAGHRAPRTAADRGHVAAVPVADSDERTRDRVLGAVLEHGPISAAELGDMLGFTPAAVRRHLDHLARSGVIEVKRAAKAGAGAGRPARRYVLSSQGQSTLGNDYLDIAALALKQLQAVAGEQAVRAFAVERFADMERRYAPEIELAGPDITARAQALSTALSRDGFVASAASIEARAPLPAALSSVQLCQGHCPIQQLAAQFPVFCDVETEVFSRLVGVDVRRLSTLARGGHVCTTHIPTGRLASGGPHVPQAAPASLDEVTNHQQERP from the coding sequence GTGTATTCCATGACCAATGCTGCTGCTGTGCCGTTTGCCGGGCACAGAGCGCCGCGTACCGCCGCTGATCGCGGCCACGTGGCCGCTGTGCCGGTAGCTGACTCCGACGAGCGTACCCGGGACCGGGTTCTTGGTGCCGTGCTTGAGCATGGCCCCATCAGCGCGGCGGAACTTGGTGACATGCTCGGTTTCACGCCAGCCGCGGTCCGGAGGCATCTTGATCATCTGGCCCGCAGCGGGGTTATTGAGGTCAAGCGTGCAGCCAAGGCCGGTGCAGGCGCGGGGCGACCCGCCCGCCGCTATGTCCTGAGCTCGCAGGGGCAGTCCACGCTTGGCAACGATTACCTCGACATCGCCGCCCTCGCGCTCAAGCAGCTCCAAGCAGTGGCGGGCGAACAGGCAGTCCGCGCGTTCGCCGTCGAACGTTTTGCCGACATGGAACGCCGTTACGCACCCGAGATCGAACTGGCCGGACCGGACATTACCGCCAGGGCACAAGCATTGTCCACGGCGCTGAGCCGGGATGGTTTCGTGGCGTCGGCCGCCTCGATCGAAGCCAGGGCCCCGCTGCCGGCAGCACTGTCCAGCGTCCAGCTGTGCCAGGGGCATTGCCCCATCCAGCAGCTCGCCGCCCAGTTCCCCGTCTTCTGCGATGTGGAGACCGAAGTGTTCTCCCGTCTCGTCGGCGTTGACGTGCGCCGCCTGTCCACGCTGGCGCGCGGCGGACACGTCTGCACTACCCACATACCCACAGGCCGGCTGGCTTCCGGGGGACCACACGTCCCGCAGGCAGCCCCCGCCAGCCTGGATGAAGTAACCAACCATCAGCAAGAAAGGCCGTGA